The Salvelinus fontinalis isolate EN_2023a chromosome 9, ASM2944872v1, whole genome shotgun sequence sequence TGACGATTCAGTGAGAAATGTACAGATTTGTTGATTGCCAGATCCGTTTTGAAGACTTCCCACATTACCATGACAGAGGGGCATGCACAGATAGAACAATTACTCATATATCAATAATTATATAAGCAAGGGGACTTTGCAGTGCATTACCTGATACATTTCCAAGCACCATTTAGAAACCGAGCACATAGACACTGATACCAATAGAAATCAAAAAGTACCTTCGGAGTCATAAGAGGATCACAGGATTTTGTGAGATTGAAGTGGCCATGATTGTAAAAAGCCATTGCAAGGACACCTGACACAGCTGGAAAGAAGTAATCTTGCTACAATAATGAAAATTGATCTGTGGAGAGCATTGTTAAATGGTTTCTGTTTTCACACCAGGAAATACCCTCAAAGCTACACACAACCCTTCACTATTACAAGGGCTTGATTTATTAAAAGGTGCAAAGTTATACCAGGTAACGCTCAGTAAATCTGTCCCAAATCCGTCTTCAACTGGATATGTAGCAAAGCTAACGTAGCCTTGGAATCCAAACTGAATAATGCTACATTTCACTTCACTGAATTCAGTCTGGATTTTCAGGCTAGCCAAATCaagtcaagtttattttatatagcccttcgtacatcagctaattctcgaagtgctgtacagaaacccagcctaaaaccccaaacagcaagcaatgcaggtgtagaagcacggtggctaggatagCCAATGGCCATCATGTTAAAAACCATGACCATGGTTGCTATTTGCGCCATGGCTATGTCCACCTTGCCCACTACGGCCTGTTGTCTCGGTCTCTCACCTGTCTCGTTTTGGCTGAGGTCTCAATGAAGGGGATGCCGTAGCTGCGCGCTAAGTCCTGAGCCTGTTTGGTGTCCACCGTCCGGGACGGCAGGTCACACTTGTTTCCCACCAGCACCATGGGCACGTCTTCTGAGTCTTTCACCCGCTTGATCTGCTCTCTGGAGAACAAAAACGACAGGGAAGGCAAGGGTTAAATAACAGTGTAATGCTTTGGTTGTTCAAAGTAAGTAGGGAATTTACTCGTTTTTTGGGGTTATTGATTTCACACACAGTCTGGTTAAAGTTAAAGTTAAAGagtgggttgtatttacaagtATAAAGTGATGTTGGCATTGACACATAGTTAAGGGGATACAGTTTGCAGAACCGTGTCTACTTGGAAACTGCATCACAGATGTTACAACTATAGTCTGGCTTTCCGCCATCAGTGCACTTGGCAGCAGTACTTCGGATGTCGTGTATAGCAGCAGAAGTTAGCTCAACCTACATTGGTGGATGTCCTCTACAAGGGAAGAGTCTAGCTCACCTACATTGGTGGATGTCCTCTACAGGGGAAGAGTCTAGCTCACCTACATTGGTGGATGTCCTCTACAAGGGAAGAGTCTAGCTTACCTACATTGGAGGATGTCCTCTACAGGGGAAGAGTCTAGCTCACCTACATTGGTGGATGTCCTCTACAAGGGAAGAGTCTAGCTCACCTACATTGGAGGATGTCCTCTACAGGGGAAGAGTCTAGCTCACCTACATTGGAGGATGTCCTCTACAGGGGAAGAGTCTAGCTCACCTATATTGGAGGATGTCCTCTACAGGGGAAGAGTCTAGCTCACCTACATTGGTGGATGTCCTCTACAAGGGAAGAGTCTAGCTCACCTACATTGGAGGATGTCCTCTAAAGGGGAAGAGTCTAGCTCACCTACATTGGTGGATGTCCTCTACAAGGGAAGAGTCTAGCTCACCTACATTGGAGGATGTCCTCTACAGGGGAAGAGTCTAGCTCACCTATATTGGAGGATGTCCTCTACAGGGGAAGAGTCTAGCTCACCTACATTGGTGGATGTCCTCTACAAGGGAAGAGTCTAGCTCACCTATATTGGAAGATGTCCTTTACAAGGGAAGTGTCTAGCTCACCTACATTGGAGGATGTCCTCTACAGGGGAAGAGTCTAGCTCACCTACATTGGTGGATGTCCTCTACAAGGGAAGAGTCTAGCTCACCTACATTGGAGGATGTCCTCTACAGGGGAAGAGTCTAGCTCACCTATATTGGAGGATGTCCTCTACAGGGGAAGAGTCTAGCTCACCTACATTGGAGGATGTCCTCTACAGGGGAAGAGTCTAGCTCACCTACATTGGAGGATGTCCTCTACAGGGGAAGAGTCTAGCTCACCTATATTGGAGGATGTCCTCTACAGGGGAATAGTCTAGCTCACCTACATTGGAGGATGTCCTCTACAAGGGAAGAGTCTAGCTCACCTACATTGGAGGATGTCCTCTACAAGGGAAGAGTCTAGCTCACCTACATTGGAGGATGTCCTCTACAGGGGAAGAGTCTAGCTCACCTACATTGGAGGATGTCCTCTACAGGGGAAGAGTCTAGCTCACCTACATTGGAGGATGTCCTCTACAGGGGAAGAGTCTAGCTCACCTATATTGGAGGATGTCCTCTACAGGGGAAGAGTCTAGCTCACCTACATTGGTGGATGTCCTCTACAAGGGAAGAGTCTAGCTCACCTACATTGGAGGATGTCCTCTACAGGGGAATAGTCTAGCTCACCTACATTGGAGGATGTCCTCTACAAGGGAAGAGTCTAGCTCACCTACATTGGAGGATGTCCTCTACAAGGGAAGAGTCTAGCTCACCTACATTGGAGGATGTCCTCTACAGGGGAAGAGTCTAGCTCACCTACATTGGAGGATGTCCTCTACAGGGAAGAGTCTAGCTCACCTATATTGGAGGATGTCCTCTACAAGGGAAGAGTCTAGCTCACCTACATTGGAGGATGTCCTCTACAGGGGAAGAGTCTAGCTCACCTATAGTGGTGGATGTCCTCGAAGGACTTGGTGTTGTTGATGGCGAAGACACAGAGgaaaccctcccctgtcctcatgTACTGGTCCCTCATGGCGCTGTACTCCTCCTGACCTGCAGTGTCCAGGATGTCCAGCAGACAGGTCTCCCCATCAATAACCACCTGCTTCCTGTACGAGtcctgaaggagggagagagaaagagagggatggattggGTCAGGAGGGGCACCTTACCGGTAATCAAGTAGACTGGAAACTTATGAATGATCACATATTCATAGGTGTCCAGTCTACCTGACTAGGAATCAGAACGTCTAGACCTAACTATATGGTCATAGAATGCTCATCTAATAAAGTTGCAGAGGAAATTCAATAATATTAGAATCAGAGAGAATGGATGGGATGACTAAGAGTGACTATATGTGCACCAAGGGAAAAATGCACTCAATCTTCAAGCAGTCATAAAATTGATAGCTTTCAGAAAGTATAATTGAGTAATAATATCTGACATGTGAAACTACTAAAGCATTTAATCACATAGCAATCTATCATCAACCAACAAAATTAAACTGACTGAAAGACACCATGTTTATGATATTATAATATTCATACATTCAAATAACAGAAAATGATCAGAAATGATCAAAACCTGTTTGGCATCTTTCATCTTCAACCAGAAAAACCTGCTAGAACTAAATTTCTACAGAACTTGATTTCTAAAAGATTTTTGTCTCCCGATTCTCAGGCATGCCTTGCTGAAGTAAGAGACAAGGGTGTACTGAAACTACTTATTACCTCGATGGTGGGGTCATATTCATCCACAAAGTGGTTCTGAATGAGCTGGATGGTGAGAGCGCTCTTGCCCACGCCTCCTGCTCCCACCACCACCAGCTTGTATTCTGTCATCGTTCACCTGTGGGAGAGAAAGCACACAGGAATAAGGTCAGTGAATATATAAAACCTTTTATGAGCTACACACTAACTATCGACAACAATCCTTCAACTGGGATCTCCAAAACCTAGACATTTCTGGAAAATTTCTGAAATGGTCCAACACACATAGTGAGAATGAAGTTGAGGATATGAAGGATTTCTCCCCCCTTCTCCATAGCCATCTGGTCAAGTTGTATACATTCCCTTAAACTAAACTTAAGTGCAAATGCAAAATTTTATTTTGTCCCGATTGTCTCGAGATTGCATTTCATTTCCACAATGGCCCTCCTATGTTCTCCAGAGCTGGAGGGACTGTATACAATAACAGATGTTTACATTCTATCCAATTTCATCCTGCGATTTTACAGAAAACGAGATGTGtataatatattattatattatgccGCACGCCATCGCTCACCCATATAATTATATgttcatattcttattcatccctgtACATTTGTGTGtacaaggtagttgttgtgaatttgttagattacttgctagatattactgcatagtcggaactagaagcacaagcatttcgctacactcgcattaacatctgctaaccatgtgtatgtgatcaataaaatGTGATATTATACTCTACTATCTTACAACATTCTTAAATGGGATTATCAACAAGGAGAAGATATGGAAAACTATGAAAGAGACTGGAATTCTGGAAAGATAGGGCAGGTTATGTATATCAGGTCTGTTGACTATTATATTACTTTGAATTGGCACAATCATTGTTCTTTCTGATTAAATAATGACTTGTCATCATTATTTACATtattaacattattattattaacattaTTTAACATTGTTTGAACAGAAGATTGACGTTTACAATTCCCCCAAATATCATACCCACAAACGTTGCTACTAAATTATCCTCCAACTGAAATGCATCTCTAACTGTAACACAAGTTCAAAAATCCACTTTGTGGATGAATATGACCCCACCATCGAGGTAATAAGTAGTTTCAGTACACCCTTGTCTCTTACTTCAGCAAGGCATGCCTGAGAATCGGGAGACAAAAATCTTTTAGAAATAAAGTTCTGTAGAAATTTAGTTCTAACAAGTTCAAAAGATAGTTGTGAGTAACAGCTACACAATGGGATCTGTCCTCAGGCAGTAGACACAGATCTATGATGTTACATAATGGTCCCAAAATGGACAAACAACTAGGAAGCACACACTGCTATGCAGACGGTATGTGAACAACAACTGTCCCTACAGTTTCCCTTTTCAAAAACATACCCTGCTAGGTATAATACTGAGGTCAGTTTTCTGAGAATCTTGTATGGTCAATACAAACAAAAAGAAGACCTCACCCATGCCTTCACCCAACTGAGGTATAGATTTACTAACAAAGTTAGTGTTTCCTCACACTTTTCATACACCCCTTGAAATGATCAGCCTGGAGTTCTACACCCATTTATGTACTCCCTCTGAAAATGCATGAAACAAAAGGAGCattataaactggatggttcgagccctgaatgctgattggctgaaatctgtggtatatcagacagtattccatgggtatgacaaaacatttatttttactgctctaattacgttggtaaacagtttataatactaataaggcacctcgggggtttgtggtatatggccaatataccacggctgcatccaggcactctgcgttgcgcaTAAGAAGTTCCCtttgccgtggtatattggccatataccacaaacccccgaggtgccttattagtattataaactgtttaccaacgtaattagagcagttggCCTTTTTCTTAAGTATAGCACTTATGCCTACTATTTCTATTGAATATGACATTATAGGCCTAATGATCGTCATCGTCAGAAACTATTGCCTACAGTGTGGATAAGGTAAATACAGATGAATCATGACATTCAGATTCTACCAGACATAAAATTATTGTACAGTAGGTTTAATAACTTGGCCACAACGCTTGCTCTGTTAGTACAATATTGACACCCCTTTCATATCCTCACATCCTGCAGGAAATCGAAAGCGTGTTCATGATTGGCTAGTCCTGACACCTGTAGTCAGCTGCCATTACCAGTCATCAACAAGGTTGTAATGTCCAATCAAGCACTCTCGCCGAGTTCTGGTTTGAGATCAATTACAAGTTACAGTACATGGCAATATTGTGGGAAAGTATTGTGAAAGACTAGACAAATAGTCgcctatataaaaaaaaaaatcaaacagTGTCCATTTTATGCAGTTTACTTATTCACAATCTGATGATAGACAAAGTGATCCTTTCAACCATTTTCTTTGGCAGTCAACCAATGCCTAATGACAGCAGTAGCTTCCATTGTAAAGTGTAGGCCTACTACTAGTCATTAGTAAAATACTCTAAACGTGAAATGAGAACAAAACACCCTTATCGATACACCCTCAGGTTGACTTGTAGCCTACAATAACTGGAGTAGGTCCACATGGATAGAGTAGCCTAGATTATGCAGATCCCCACAAGTATTAGTAAACTAGATTAGCCGTGTGCGAATTTATTTAACACTAACGTTATCTGGTGGCACAATGAATTGAACGCTATGTGTAAACCCGGTAGAACCTGCAGCGTTCATGGGCGAGTTGATGAGTTTGAAGCCGCCATAAATACCGCATAGGTCTGCATTTCAGACATTAGGTTAACAATTGGGCGTAGTTTGCATAAACAACTATACTTTAGATGCAAATGTCCGGCAAATTATGAAATCAATACAGACCCAACATAAAATTAAGTTACCGGCGAAGGTATAAAATGTCACCCCTGTATCCATTGTGTAAATTGATACAAATGTAGCGATCTTGTTAAATTGTTTTACCTTTAGCGTATGGAGTTCCGCGTCCGAAGTAGCGACCAAATAACAAGTCAAGCAGATAATCCTCCCTTTTCACACGATCTCTACATTTCCTACTTCACAATGAAACGACCCCATTTATGTAGATAAAGCTTATTTGAAAAAGCCGACGAATGTAAGGAATGAATCAATTGAACTTTACATTTGATCCAGCGTTTGGCCTGCTACTCTCGATTCAACTGAGTTTGGCCTTAGCGCGAAAATGGGCGGATACCGGGTGCAGAGTAGCCTAGTACAGCTCACTTACTTAGAAAGCAGGGGATTTCAACTGGTTTCGGTGTGATATCACTACACTAGTGTCGCAATATAAAGACGCTCTTCTCCACTCAATGCACTTCTACTTTACCTCAATGTATTGTTCTTGTGGGTGCATGTGTTGGCAGATTGTGTTTTCAAACGTTCTGGAGTCGATATGTTTTTCCAAGAGAAGACTGAAATAGGGCGTATACATATGCGTTCAAATAATTTGGAATTACATAAATAGGCGTATTTAAACAAATGATATCTATAAATCGATCATTATGGCAGTGTAAATTTAATTATTCTACCTAGCACCAATATTTCAAGACCGATCTCCGGGAATAAATGGTC is a genomic window containing:
- the kras gene encoding GTPase KRas isoform X2, with the protein product MTEYKLVVVGAGGVGKSALTIQLIQNHFVDEYDPTIEDSYRKQVVIDGETCLLDILDTAGQEEYSAMRDQYMRTGEGFLCVFAINNTKSFEDIHHYREQIKRVKDSEDVPMVLVGNKCDLPSRTVDTKQAQDLARSYGIPFIETSAKTRQGVDDAFYTLVREIRKHKEKMSKEGKKKKKKSKTKCILM
- the kras gene encoding GTPase KRas isoform X1, encoding MTEYKLVVVGAGGVGKSALTIQLIQNHFVDEYDPTIEDSYRKQVVIDGETCLLDILDTAGQEEYSAMRDQYMRTGEGFLCVFAINNTKSFEDIHHYREQIKRVKDSEDVPMVLVGNKCDLPSRTVDTKQAQDLARSYGIPFIETSAKTRQRVEDAFYSLVREIRLYRLKKLSKEEKTPRCVKLKKCVVM